The following proteins are encoded in a genomic region of Cucurbita pepo subsp. pepo cultivar mu-cu-16 unplaced genomic scaffold, ASM280686v2 Cp4.1_scaffold003607, whole genome shotgun sequence:
- the LOC111786957 gene encoding cyclin-dependent protein kinase inhibitor SMR15-like yields MAPSGGKMATRTRANLPNLKLNKKIKKTKKQQQQQKLKQIPAVILNDAVHFTDDSTDIDGGCSTPKAERFRIPEILTCPPAPKKPRPASDCSLRRSPIAFFAPPELELFFCALPVPDISV; encoded by the coding sequence ATGGCCCCTTCTGGAGGCAAAATGGCCACGAGAACCAGAGCAAATTTACCCAACTTGAAGCtgaacaagaaaatcaagaagacgaagaaacagcagcagcagcaaaaGCTGAAGCAGATTCCAGCGGTGATACTAAACGACGCCGTTCATTTCACCGACGACTCTACTGACATCGACGGCGGCTGCAGCACTCCAAAAGCAGAGAGATTCAGAATCCCGGAGATTCTAACATGTCCGCCGGCGCCGAAGAAGCCAAGACCCGCTTCGGATTGCTCATTACGACGATCGCCCATTGCCTTCTTTGCTCCTCCAGAATTAGAGCTCTTCTTCTGCGCCTTGCCGGTGCCTGACATTTCAGTCTG